A DNA window from Methylobacterium sp. NMS14P contains the following coding sequences:
- a CDS encoding autoinducer binding domain-containing protein, protein MLRDLERAATPDEIARLLVDAFTRYGVSYIMAGIVPDPGLPKRRHAGFVLASTMPEGWARRYVTQGYALHDPTVRRLCTTATPFDWSAVLPDTPTAGRVMNEAGDFGIRAGITIPFVTLDGEPGGISVSGDRIEIDPAERVAVNLVATYAVGQLLLMNSRPAGRAPARLSPREREALQWAAEGKTDVEIGIVMGITAAGVDYHLRSVRTKLDTVNRAHTVAQALRSGLIT, encoded by the coding sequence GCCTTCACCCGCTACGGGGTCTCGTACATCATGGCCGGGATCGTCCCGGATCCCGGCCTGCCGAAGCGGCGGCATGCCGGGTTCGTGCTCGCCAGCACCATGCCGGAGGGCTGGGCCCGCCGGTACGTGACGCAGGGCTACGCGCTCCACGACCCCACGGTCCGGCGGCTGTGCACCACGGCGACGCCCTTCGACTGGAGCGCCGTGCTGCCGGATACACCGACGGCCGGGCGCGTCATGAACGAGGCCGGCGACTTCGGCATCCGCGCGGGCATCACGATCCCGTTCGTGACCCTCGACGGCGAGCCGGGCGGGATCAGCGTCTCGGGGGATCGGATCGAGATCGATCCGGCCGAGCGCGTCGCAGTCAACCTCGTGGCGACCTACGCGGTCGGTCAGCTGCTGCTGATGAACAGCCGCCCGGCCGGGCGCGCGCCGGCGCGCCTCTCGCCGCGGGAGCGCGAGGCCCTGCAATGGGCGGCGGAGGGCAAGACCGACGTCGAGATCGGCATCGTCATGGGCATCACCGCCGCGGGCGTCGACTACCACCTGCGCTCGGTCCGCACGAAGCTCGACACCGTCAACCGCGCCCACACCGTGGCGCAGGCGCTGCGGTCAGGCCTGATAACCTAG
- a CDS encoding acyl-homoserine-lactone synthase — MIHIVTPANADRYADAMEQAWRLRHDIFVDEKGWSELARPDGREIDQFDTPHAIHFLAMEDDTVVGYSRLLPTTRPHLLSDVLPQLCEVERPVGPQIWEWTRQGVARSHRAKGRVVNPVSIALLTGIVEWGLAHGVNSLLLQMPTLYMIHVIQLHFRPQPLGLPVQIAGEEIMAATARFDARTLAKLRAVRGDSRSVLVSEPVYLVA, encoded by the coding sequence GTGATCCATATCGTCACCCCCGCCAACGCGGATCGCTACGCCGACGCGATGGAGCAGGCCTGGCGCCTGCGCCACGACATCTTCGTCGATGAGAAGGGCTGGAGCGAGCTGGCCCGGCCGGACGGCCGCGAGATCGATCAGTTCGACACGCCGCACGCGATCCACTTCCTCGCCATGGAGGACGACACCGTCGTCGGGTACAGCCGGCTCCTGCCGACCACCCGCCCGCATCTCCTGTCGGACGTGCTGCCGCAGCTCTGCGAGGTTGAGCGGCCGGTCGGCCCGCAGATCTGGGAGTGGACCCGCCAGGGCGTCGCCCGCTCGCATCGGGCGAAGGGCCGCGTCGTCAATCCGGTCTCGATCGCGCTGCTCACCGGGATCGTCGAGTGGGGCCTCGCCCACGGGGTCAACAGCCTGCTGCTGCAGATGCCGACCCTCTACATGATCCACGTCATCCAGCTGCATTTCCGCCCGCAGCCGCTCGGCCTGCCCGTCCAGATCGCCGGCGAGGAGATCATGGCGGCGACCGCCCGGTTCGACGCCCGCACCCTGGCCAAGCTCCGCGCCGTCCGCGGCGACAGCCGCTCGGTCCTGGTCTCCGAACCCGTCTACCTGGTGGCCTGA
- a CDS encoding NADP-dependent isocitrate dehydrogenase encodes MAKIKVANPVVELDGDEMTRIIWAEIKNKLIHPYLDVDLEYYDLGVEHRDATNDKVTVDAAEAIKRHGVGVKCATITPDEQRVQEFGLKEMWRSPNGTIRNILGGVIFREPIICRNVPRLVPGWTQPFVIGRHAYGDQYRATDFKVPGKGRLTIKFEGDDGTVIEKEVFKFPEAGVAMSMYNLDQSIIDFARASMNYGLARKYPVYLSTKNTILKAYDGRFKDLFQKVYEEEFEAKFKPLGITYEHRLIDDMVASCLKWSGGYVWACKNYDGDVQSDTAAQGFGSLGLMTSVLMTPDGQTVEAEAAHGTVTRHYREHQKGRETSTNSIASIFAWTRGLSHRAKLDGNDDLAKFSATLEKVCVDTVEAGHMTKDLALLVGPDQKWLSTTGFLDKVDQNLKTAMGA; translated from the coding sequence ATGGCGAAGATCAAGGTAGCGAACCCCGTCGTCGAGCTCGACGGCGACGAGATGACCCGGATCATCTGGGCCGAGATCAAGAACAAGCTCATCCACCCCTATCTCGACGTCGACCTCGAGTACTACGACCTCGGTGTCGAGCACCGCGACGCCACCAACGACAAGGTGACGGTCGACGCCGCCGAGGCGATCAAGCGCCACGGCGTCGGCGTGAAGTGCGCCACCATCACCCCCGACGAGCAGCGGGTGCAGGAATTCGGCCTCAAGGAGATGTGGCGGTCGCCGAACGGCACGATCCGCAACATCCTGGGCGGCGTGATCTTCCGCGAGCCGATCATCTGCAGGAACGTGCCGCGCCTCGTCCCCGGCTGGACCCAGCCCTTCGTGATCGGCCGCCACGCCTACGGCGACCAGTACCGCGCCACCGACTTCAAGGTGCCCGGCAAGGGCCGCCTGACCATCAAGTTCGAGGGCGACGACGGCACGGTCATCGAGAAGGAGGTGTTCAAGTTCCCCGAGGCCGGCGTCGCTATGTCGATGTACAACCTCGACCAGTCGATCATCGACTTCGCCCGCGCCTCGATGAACTACGGCCTCGCGCGCAAGTACCCGGTCTACCTGTCGACCAAGAACACCATCCTCAAGGCCTATGACGGCCGGTTCAAGGACCTGTTCCAGAAGGTCTACGAGGAGGAGTTCGAGGCCAAGTTCAAGCCGCTCGGCATCACGTACGAGCACCGCCTGATCGACGACATGGTGGCCTCGTGCCTGAAGTGGTCGGGCGGCTACGTCTGGGCCTGCAAGAACTACGACGGCGACGTGCAGTCCGACACGGCCGCGCAGGGCTTCGGCTCGCTCGGCCTGATGACGTCCGTTCTGATGACGCCGGACGGCCAGACCGTCGAGGCCGAGGCCGCCCACGGCACCGTCACCCGCCACTACCGCGAGCACCAGAAGGGCCGCGAGACCTCGACCAACTCGATCGCGTCGATCTTCGCCTGGACCCGGGGCCTGTCGCACCGCGCCAAGCTCGACGGCAACGACGATCTGGCGAAGTTCTCCGCCACCCTCGAGAAGGTCTGCGTCGACACGGTCGAGGCCGGTCACATGACCAAGGACCTCGCCCTCCTCGTCGGGCCGGACCAGAAGTGGCTCTCGACCACCGGCTTCCTCGACAAGGTCGACCAGAACCTGAAGACCGCGATGGGCGCCTGA